From the Tetrapisispora phaffii CBS 4417 chromosome 10, complete genome genome, one window contains:
- the MCH4 gene encoding Mch4p (similar to Saccharomyces cerevisiae MCH4 (YOL119C); ancestral locus Anc_3.53), whose protein sequence is MVGWQNYRISSFLGNKKGHSNNSNENSGRGSNSHDDNAPHTTVNDAIQDDMELDYLEGMGSNSSYNIAGAVNLDAVGDSSGTDNHNGLSMASDASNKLHPKHFLTHHDSTNNMKLVNGSMFEGTKILDIESNSESDATDEAWIIEKNNDIPDGGFDAWLVVFGSFLGLVPVYGLFNSLGALESYINKNQLVNEELSTTSWIFSIFLAVSCFSTILTGGYFDRNGSVVPYISGTILFLSGLIATANCTKVWHFVLAFSLTTALGSGMLITPLVGCVATWFLKKRGIASCLATIGGSVGGVIFPIMLRKLYVEVGFIWAIRIFALVCGACLTASAFLAKERGKEDAEPFNSRKEMISWYLTSSLNWRYFLEPKFLFTALASALAESSLTASSTYLTSYSIFKGNSENTAYTMSAVLNAVGILGRYIPGYLADKYVGRFNIAVITITASALVNLIIWLPFGGHSNALWAYIIIYGFFSGSVLSLAPPCVGQISLTNDFGKRFSTVFFTEGLVTIPIIPICGAIIGQATDKSYNNFIIFTSMLMLAAAALYFMARYSVVGFKFIKF, encoded by the coding sequence ATGGTAGGTTGGCAAAACTACAGAATAAGTTCGTTTTTAGGCAATAAAAAAGGTCATAGCAACAACAGTAATGAAAACTCCGGCCGTGGTAGCAATTCACACGATGACAATGCGCCACATACCACTGTCAATGATGCCATTCAAGATGATATGGAATTGGATTATTTGGAAGGCATGGGAAGCAATAGTTCCTATAATATAGCAGGAGCTGTTAATTTAGATGCCGTAGGTGACTCTAGCGGTACTGATAACCACAATGGGTTGTCGATGGCTTCTGATgcttcaaataaattacatCCAAAACATTTCTTGACTCATCATGATAGTACCAACAATATGAAGCTAGTCAATGGTAGCATGTTCGAAGGAACAAAAATACTAGACATCGAATCTAATTCAGAATCAGATGCAACTGATGAAGCATGGATCATTGagaaaaataatgacaTTCCGGATGGAGGTTTTGATGCTTGGCTTGTTGTGTTTGGTTCATTCTTGGGGTTGGTTCCAGTTTATGGTCTTTTCAACTCTTTAGGGGCTTTGGAATCGTATATCAACAAGAATCAATTGGTTAATGAGGAGTTATCCACCACATCTTGGattttttccatttttttggCTGTCAGTTGTTTTAGTACTATCTTAACGGGAGGTTACTTTGATAGAAATGGTTCTGTTGTACCATATATTAGTGGcactattttatttttaagtgGTTTGATTGCAACTGCAAATTGTACAAAAGTATGGCATTTCGTTTTAGCTTTCTCACTTACAACTGCATTAGGTTCAGGTATGTTGATAACACCTTTAGTGGGTTGTGTGGCTACTTGGTTTCTGAAAAAAAGAGGTATTGCCTCGTGTCTTGCCACAATCGGGGGCTCAGTAGGCGGTGTTATCTTTCCAATCATGttaagaaaattatatgtTGAAGTTGGTTTCATATGGGCTATTAGAATCTTTGCATTAGTTTGCGGTGCTTGCTTAACTGCTTCTGCATTTTTGGCTAAGGAAAGGGGCAAAGAAGATGCTGAACCATTTAATAGTAGGAAAGAAATGATTTCATGGTATTTAACTTCCTCATTAAATTGGAGATATTTCTTAGAACcgaaatttttatttactgCACTGGCAAGTGCTCTAGCGGAAAGTTCTTTGACTGCATCGTCAACATATCTAACATCATATTCAATCTTTAAAGGAAACTCAGAAAACACAGCTTATACAATGTCAGCTGTTTTAAATGCTGTTGGTATACTTGGGCGTTATATCCCCGGATATTTGGCAGACAAGTATGTAGGAAGATTCAATATCGCAGTAATTACCATTACTGCGTCTGCATTAgtaaatttgattatttggTTACCATTTGGCGGTCACTCCAATGCACTTTGGgcttatattattatatatggATTTTTTTCAGGATCTGTCTTATCACTAGCACCCCCATGTGTTGGTcaaatttcattaacaaATGACTTTGGTAAAAGATTCTCTACTGTTTTCTTTACCGAGGGTTTGGTGACAATTCCTATCATACCAATTTGTGGTGCCATTATTGGTCAAGCTACGGACAAATCATAcaacaatttcattatttttacttcAATGCTGATGCTTGCTGCCGCagcattatattttatggCAAGATATTCAGTTGTtggtttcaaatttattaaattttga
- the ATG9 gene encoding autophagy protein ATG9 (similar to Saccharomyces cerevisiae ATG9 (YDL149W); ancestral locus Anc_7.328), translating into MDTINEDNKLSRDSNKKKNIEQDQERIGSENLSRNVFLSRVFGLKTEDMSSSIREGEMSSFPIGSNSKDGLSLTTTDINDNERRIPESDPGTTTTGDEEDEYEDHMNINVNNNINGMLKGNPPGNSVSAWGGNNNFTNSNSNVNRYEFMYKRGQASSDESDNLNSSEANITDDNIHLAKDNKNKNNSYIPTDRTYTKHPDGSGRKASNASAAMRAKEVSLSHNQSLNQNNMVIESEDDASDYYGDEEEFLFAKAPKRTNKEHKNSQSSVLFKNLLPNMKSMNNSKKKTNLFTASNKTENQMHESRLNDKRGTKLNSLWGEDLATKFPIRRPNFGKNIKILNNTPQHKINTLSPKEISLWKWANVQNLDMFLQDIYKYYLDNGYYCIAIKKLLNLLTLIFVVYISTFMTFCINYPKFHESTTFSGVIIEQCYSKNITGFPKLLLWIFYVFVILKLIQFYFDIQNLSDIHNFYTYLLDIPDKELQTIPWKNIIQQIMYLKDQNALTANVVEVKAKNKLDPLIVANRIMRKDNFLIALYNQNILDLSLPIPMFRTNILTKTLEWNINLCVIGFAFNEEGFLKQQFLKSSQQAYLTEELKKRFMLAGVLNIILSPFLVTYFLLLYFFKYFNELKNSPARLGVRQYTPIAEWKFREFNELYHVFEKRLGLSTKLADKYINQFPKETLDIIFNFVSFVSGTFVTILVCLTLFDSEHFLNVEITKDRTAIFYITIFGAIWTICKNSISEEYNVFDPEETIKELSLYTHYLPEEWEGKYHTEGVKNEFCKLYNLRIIILLRELTSLILTPFVLWFSLPKCSQKIIEFISSSAIYIDGLGYVCKYASFDIKQFENQANESQQDTNNINTNSRHVRDTAINKNSVPIFDNLEEAIMDSDSDNDEVNGINKMMQSYMYFLNDYENSENLLGKHQISHRVFDETKNEDRVQYNTNYSWKKQFSPGQRPELFRIGKHAVRNPTSFSGPNRNNNNVRRKSSFSKRVPLTESFINSEVLTNPNLAQSYMLNSEADENMKNEGILKMVKDYYKTTNINS; encoded by the coding sequence ATGGATACGATAAATGAGGATAATAAACTATCCAGAGATTCtaacaaaaagaaaaatatagagCAGGATCAGGAAAGGATTGGTAGTGAAAACTTAAGTAGGaatgtttttttatcaaGAGTTTTTGGTTTAAAGACAGAAGATATGTCATCTTCTATTAGAGAAGGTGAAATGAGTTCATTTCCCATAGGTTCTAACAGCAAAGATGGATTGTCTTTGACTACAACTGatataaatgataatgaaagGCGAATCCCGGAATCGGATCCTGGTACAACTACGACAGGAGATGAGGAAGATGAATATGAAGATcatatgaatataaatgtaaataataatattaatggTATGCTAAAGGGAAATCCACCAGGTAACAGTGTTTCAGCTTGGGGAGGTAACAATAATTTCACAAATTCAAACTCGAATGTTAACAGATATGAATTTATGTATAAACGAGGTCAAGCCTCTAGTGATGAAagtgataatttaaatagcAGTGAGGCTAATATTACAGATGATAATATTCATCTTgctaaagataataaaaataaaaataattcatatatCCCAACTGATAGAACATATACAAAACATCCTGATGGAAGCGGACGAAAAGCATCCAATGCATCGGCTGCAATGAGAGCTAAGGAAGTATCTTTATCGCATAATCAGAGCttgaatcaaaataatatggTCATAGAGTCTGAAGATGATGCTTCAGATTATTATGGAGATGAAGAAGAGTTCCTGTTTGCCAAAGCTCCTAAACGAACTAATAAAGAACATAAAAATAGTCAATCGTCAGTATTGTTTAAAAACTTATTACCTAACATGAAGTCAATGAACAATtctaaaaaaaaaacaaatttatttacagCATCAAATAAAACTGAAAATCAAATGCATGAGAGTCGTCTAAATGACAAAAGAGGGACAAAGCTTAATTCACTATGGGGCGAGGATTTAGCAACAAAATTTCCGATCAGAAGACCAAATTTtggtaaaaatataaagatacTGAATAATACTCCACaacataaaattaataCACTAAGTCCGAAGGAAATTTCATTATGGAAATGGGCAAATGTTCAGAATTTAGATATGTTTCTtcaagatatatataaatactaTTTGGACAATGGGTATTATTGTATTGCAATAaaaaaacttttaaatttacttactttaatatttgtGGTTTATATCTCAACCTTTATGACATTTTGTATAAATTACCCAAAATTTCATGAAAGTACAACATTTTCGGGAGTAATTATAGAACAATGTTATTCTAAGAATATTACAGGTTTTCCTAAACTTCTGCTGTGGATATTTTATGTGTTTGtcattttaaaattaatccaattttattttgatatcCAGAATTTATCAGATATACATAATTTCTACACAtatttattagatataCCCGATAAGGAACTACAAACAATCCCATGGAAGAATATCATTCAACAAATTATGTATTTAAAAGATCAGAATGCATTGACAGCAAATGTCGTTGAAGTTAAGgctaaaaataaattagatcCTCTAATTGTAGCAAATAGAATAATGAGAAaggataattttttaattgccCTATACAACCAAAATATACTTGATTTGTCATTGCCTATTCCTATGTTTAGAACTAATATTTTAACCAAAACTCTAGAGTGGAATATTAATCTATGTGTTATAGGATTTGCATTTAATGAAGAAGGTTTTCTGAAAcaacaatttttgaaatcttCTCAACAGGCATACCTGACTGAGgaattgaagaagaggTTTATGCTTGCTGGtgtattgaatattattttatcacCGTTTCTAGTAACTTATTTCTTGTTactatattttttcaaatattttaatgaactTAAAAATTCACCAGCAAGGTTGGGAGTAAGACAGTACACTCCCATAGCAGAATGGAAATTTAGggaatttaatgaattatatcATGTTTTCGAAAAGCGTTTGGGATTAAGTACCAAACTTGCAGACAAGTACATTAATCAGTTCCCAAAAGAGACATTGGACATaatcttcaattttgtGTCATTTGTATCTGGTACATTTGTTACAATCTTAGTTTGCTTAACTCTCTTTGATTCAGAACATTTTCTAAATGTTGAAATTACTAAAGATAGAACGGCAATCTTTTACATAACTATTTTTGGTGCTATATGGACAATATGTAAAAATTCGATATCTGAGGAATACAATGTATTTGACCCAGAGGAAACGATTAAAGAATTATCTTTATACACACACTATTTGCCAGAAGAATGGGAAGGTAAATATCATACTGAAGGAGTCAAGAATGAATTTTGTAAACTATATAATCTCAGgattattatattgttgAGAGAATTAACAAGTTTGATATTAACTCCCTTTGTATTGTGGTTTTCTTTACCTAAATGTTCCcaaaaaattatagaaTTCATATCCAGCTCAGCAATTTATATTGATGGATTGGGCTATGTCTGCAAATATGCATCATTTGACATTAAACAATTTGAAAATCAAGCCAATGAAAGTCAACAagatacaaataatattaatacaAATTCAAGACATGTGAGAGATACTGcaatcaataaaaattcagttccaatttttgataactTAGAAGAAGCAATAATGGATAGCGACAGCGATAACGATGAAGTTAATGGTATCAATAAAATGATGCAATCTTATATGTACTTTTTGAATGACTATGAAAATTCAGAAAACTTATTAGGAAAACATCAGATTTCGCATAGAGTTTTTGATGAGACAAAAAACGAAGACAGGGTGCAGTACAATACAAATTATTCTTGGAAGAAACAATTTTCCCCAGGACAAAGACCAGAATTGTTTAGAATTGGTAAGCATGCGGTAAGAAATCCTACAAGCTTTTCAGGACCCAATCgaaataacaataatgtAAGGAGAAAATCTAGTTTTTCGAAAAGAGTACCACTCACTGAATCCTTTATTAATTCTGAAGTCCTTACAAATCCTAATCTTGCACAGTCTTATATGTTAAACTCTGAAGCAGAtgaaaatatgaaaaatgaaGGAATTCTAAAAATGGTCAAAGACTACTATAAAACAACTAATATAAATAGTTGA
- the RPC53 gene encoding DNA-directed RNA polymerase III subunit C53 (similar to Saccharomyces cerevisiae RPC53 (YDL150W); ancestral locus Anc_7.329) has protein sequence MSSGGRLPSLNDGTLSKSSGAPKPALKFKPKAVARKSKEERDASVAKIADVSKSKENKKKQFQNKKIDPKAKGKVPRYLENTHVISSGPLAAGNFADMKEEARGFTKVTPSGLSHSICSLSRSVKQDPNSSDESDVDMDNGEAVSNTKILKINLGKEFDLEDMNNMHDEADEVEEENDQEVKSDSNEHDKEITKKIQRLFPVRPVRIAHEDIDNVQREIQNYASAPVSHNEITSSYETKIKLENEDSKPIVNENPTDLKKYIMKRQELLDKKIEQLEINEVQSSDLVESSKETLLLEDDYRYLAKKLGTLDNHPSKYMLFQLPSKLPKFKDLLEKRVINENKPDKFDNKNANGKKPLVPVPVTPKATEDKLPTGNIGSLRIHKSGKISMKIGNVVMNVHRGAESTFLQDLIMVNKDDEEPNVNVIGSIDTRIVVTPKL, from the coding sequence atgaGCAGTGGAGGAAGATTACCTTCTTTGAATGACGGTACTTTGTCAAAATCGAGTGGTGCACCAAAGCCAGCTTTAAAATTCAAACCAAAGGCGGTCGCCAGGAAATCAAAGGAAGAGAGAGACGCTTCTGTGGCTAAGATTGCTGATGTGAGTAAGAGTAAAGAgaataagaaaaaacagtttcaaaataaaaaaattgatccCAAGGCCAAAGGTAAAGTACCTAGGTACTTGGAAAATACTCATGTTATTTCATCTGGTCCGTTGGCTGCTGGAAATTTCGCTGATATGAAAGAAGAAGCAAGAGGCTTCACAAAAGTGACACCCTCTGGATTATCTCACTCCATATGTAGTCTTTCCAGGTCTGTCAAGCAAGATCCCAATTCTTCTGATGAGTCAGATGTTGACATGGATAACGGGGAAGCTGTTAGTAACACAAAGATACTGAAAATCAATTTGGGTAAAGAATTCGATTTGGAAGATATGAATAACATGCATGATGAAGCCGATGAAGTTGAAGAAGAGAACGATCAAGAAGTTAAAAGCGATTCAAATGAACatgataaagaaattacaaagaaaattcaaagattGTTCCCTGTCAGACCAGTGCGTATAGCGCACGAGGACATCGACAATGTTCAGAgagaaattcaaaattatgCATCTGCACCAGTTAGTCATAATGAGATAACTTCTTCCTATGAAACGAAAATAAAGTTAGAAAATGAGGACTCGAAACCAATTGTAAACGAAAATCCAAcagatttaaagaaatatataatgaaaaggCAAGAACTTCTTGATAAGAAAATTGAGCAATTGGAAATTAATGAAGTTCAATCGTCAGATTTGGTGGAGTCGTCAAAGGAGACGCTGTTATTAGAAGATGATTATAGATATCTTGCAAAGAAATTGGGGACTCTTGATAATCATCCTTCAAAATATATGCTATTCCAACTCCCTTCAAAGTTaccaaaatttaaagatttattagaaaaaagagtcattaatgaaaacaaaCCAGATAAATTTGACAATAAAAATGCAAATGGTAAAAAACCACTAGTTCCAGTCCCAGTCACCCCAAAAGCCACGGAAGATAAACTACCAACAGGTAACATTGGTTCCCTTAGAATTCACAAGTCCGGTAAAATATCTATGAAGATAGGTAATGTCGTCATGAATGTACACAGAGGTGCAGAAAGCACTTTCTTACAAGATTTAATAATGGTGAATAAGGACGATGAAGAACCAAATGTCAACGTTATTGGATCGATTGATACTAGGATTGTTGTGACACCAAAATTATGA
- the SAS10 gene encoding rRNA-processing protein SAS10 (similar to Saccharomyces cerevisiae SAS10 (YDL153C); ancestral locus Anc_7.330), with product MPTRRARSNKTSGPAAVEANEYGLNEVDDFADKREKVMFSESTLADRADSDNDEDLDILEEEEEVMSVSGESDDEEEILDGPDAYRKVFGRNLDLGKGSDEEGDADLVDDENAWGSTKNEYYGADDLDDIETAKEIEKEALRQQKKHLEDLNMNDYLDDAIEEDWSADAKKFDLGEFKNVTNQDSTVKEGVTINDLINMDKDSKKDYLKVMFPEFLPLTKELLQLSPVLKTLQTKEHTEFLKLKVIALSSYLGTISSYMSVLLHELNNNEDFVNMKDHPVMEAILTSKEIWRQASELPDDLEKQYGDSDSELETNYDKVTKTISGDDDNDEIGNEEGEEQISNDDEDDEEEEEEDNEEDVDIDDFEEYVTQSRILKKKDSKSKSVKDTDDFVESELADVDAQEKQARKKTLRFYTSKIDNNENKKFDKFTGDDDIPYRERLFERQQRLIEEARKRGLHDKNGAALDGKDYDSEDEATSKSINKSGEKEYYNQIQATRLDKKNSRIQAHKAAVKASREGKLAELAESIDKDGKRAVNYQIMKNKGLTPKRNKDNRNSRVKKRKKYEKAQKKLKSVRAVYSGGLSGAYEGEKTGIKKNLTRSVKFKN from the coding sequence ATGCCAACAAGAAGAGCTAGGTCCAACAAGACTTCAGGTCCCGCTGCTGTTGAAGCCAATGAATATGGTTTGAATGAAGTAGATGATTTTGCTGACAAAAGAGAGAAAGTCATGTTTTCAGAGTCTACTTTAGCTGATAGAGCAGATAGTGATAACGATGAAGACTTAGATATTTtggaagaggaagaagaggTTATGTCGGTCTCTGGTGAAtctgatgatgaagaagaaattctGGATGGTCCTGATGCCTATAGAAAGGTATTTGGTAGAAATCTGGATCTTGGCAAAGGTTCGGATGAAGAAGGAGATGCTGATTTGGTTGATGATGAAAACGCATGGGGTTCCACTAAGAATGAATACTATGGTGCTGATGATTTAGATGATATCGAGACtgcaaaagaaattgaaaaagaagcATTACGTCAACAGAAGAAACATTTGGAAGATTTGAATATGAATGATTATTTAGACGATGCTATCGAAGAAGATTGGTCTGCAGATGCTAAAAAATTCGATCTTGGAGAATTTAAGAATGTAACAAACCAAGATTCTACTGTTAAAGAAGGTGTTACTATTAACGATTTAATCAATATGGATAAAGATAGTAAGAAAGACTACCTGAAAGTAATGTTCCCGGAGTTTCTTCCTTTAacaaaagaattattacaattatcTCCGGTTTTGAAAACTCTACAAACTAAAGAGCACACCGAATTTCTTAAATTGAAAGTTATTGCTCTGTCCAGTTATTTGGGTACCATTTCTTCATATATGAGCGTCTTACTACATGAacttaataataatgaagattttgtaaatatgAAAGATCATCCAGTCATGGAAGCTATTTTGACTTCTAAAGAGATATGGAGACAAGCATCTGAACTACCGGATGATTTAGAAAAGCAATATGGAGATTCCGACAGTGAACTGGAAACTAACTATGATAAAGTTACAAAAACCATTTCAGGggatgatgataatgatgaaatagGTAATGAAGAAGGCGAAGAGCAAATTTCCAATGATGACGAGGACgacgaagaagaagaagaagaggatAACGAAGAAGATGTTGATATCGATGATTTCGAAGAATATGTCACTCAATCTCgtattttaaagaagaaagattCGAAATCTAAGTCAGTCAAGGATACGGATGATTTCGTAGAATCCGAACTAGCTGATGTTGACGCACAAGAAAAACAAGCTAGAAAGAAAACTTTAAGGTTCTATACTTctaaaattgataataacGAAAACAAGAagtttgataaatttacaggtgatgatgatattcCATATAGAGAAAGATTATTTGAAAGACAACAAAGATTAATAGAGGAAGCACGTAAACGTGGTTTACACGATAAAAACGGAGCTGCGTTGGATGGTAAAGATTATGATTCAGAAGATGAGGCTACCTCTAAATCGATCAACAAAAGTGGAGAGAAAGAATATTACAACCAAATACAAGCAACAAGACTGGATAAGAAGAACTCTAGAATACAAGCCCATAAAGCTGCTGTGAAGGCTTCAAGAGAAGGTAAGTTAGCAGAATTAGCTGAAAGCATTGACAAAGATGGTAAGCGTGCAGTTAATTACCAAATTATGAAGAATAAGGGTCTAACACCAAAGAGAAACAAGGATAACAGAAATTCACGTGtaaagaagagaaagaagTACGAGAAGGctcaaaagaaattgaaatcTGTGCGTGCAGTATATTCTGGTGGTTTATCTGGTGCTTATGAAGGTGAGAAGACCGGTATTAAGAAGAACCTAACAAGATCTGTTAAGttcaaaaattag
- the MSH5 gene encoding MutS family protein MSH5 (similar to Saccharomyces cerevisiae MSH5 (YDL154W); ancestral locus Anc_7.331), whose amino-acid sequence MIETLPSVQENDDCFEVDNVTENKNNYDKIQLFMDYSKTKFGCLVYEKNLCLLHILPQDMELTKNIELLTEINDDEEDPSLQFDNNKFTKDINLLIENILIQFNPETIIISSRFDEICYDVLVKKFKEKHLNIEIRSFAPIKENDNLGNIKILDNVSDKIFYSIINDKNKNNELIQNCIKSWIEYNNESNEINATANDSISFNMTSSKNIKNSNNQFNIQLKFLKYISLNDRVLVDENTIHSLRILPSIRKFGSDNLVTKGYFSLLELLDRTHLKSSKTMLRSWILSPSCSSEVLEKRYNFLDILLSTENNSVFDGLQMTFKKYSDMNNILLKLKSGSLTIYNWRKLNENFQYGIILYKELCELDYLNLEIDEDLKQLSDFDITDELTELSAYICNVIDFDESKDIDDIYIREGLFPEFDSLRETYNNLEDILSSIVMEVEEHVQNNFEVEFSQSKTYFNAVYIPQIGFLITIDLNDISPLIQKITSSWEQIFQTETNCYFKNEQTNTLDNEIGDIYCQIEDLKLDILLKLQQYVTTKHDLLITFGSIITKIDVYLSLAVVSDELNYVKPTLVTNSNDLIIKKGRHPLFETILPHYIANDFLLEGGTLLNIENCDANNGSWIDENAKRLAIVTGANASGKSVFMSQVGLIVYLAHIGCFVPAESARIGIVDMILSNIETKESISNNHSSFELDNIQMMKNLSVMTERSLILMDEFGKGTGVIEGPSLFGGILSYLKNRPDCPRVICCSHYHELFKEGIISPNSEGLKFYTTEIILNSDKIDKLNENMDKENRGITFLYRIKEGICNNSFGIYCASICGIAEEIIERATFLKRHTENGNDIMELFSSISKQDEITFDNNQSILKRFLSWDIDLESTSSSDELKTKLASLISSNI is encoded by the coding sequence atgattGAAACCCTTCCTAGTGTACAAGAAAATGACGACTGTTTTGAGGTAGATAACGTtactgaaaataaaaataattatgatAAAATACAATTGTTTATGGATTACTCAAAGACAAAATTTGGGTGTCTAGtttatgaaaaaaatttatgttTGTTACATATATTACCTCAGGATATGGAGTTGACCAAAAATATCGAATTACTAACGGAAATTAATGATGACGAAGAAGACCCGTCGTTacaatttgataataataagttTACCAAAGACataaatttgttaattgaGAATATACTGATCCAGTTTAATCCAGAAACAATAATTATATCATCAAgatttgatgaaatttGTTATGATGTACTGGTTAAGAAGTTTAAAGAGAAGCATTTAAACATTGAGATCAGATCGTTTGCACCTATTAAGGAGAACGATAATCTTGggaatattaaaattttggATAATGTTAGTGataagatattttattcaattatcaatgataaaaataagaataatgaGTTGATTCAAAATTGCATTAAAAGTTGGATTGagtataataatgaaagtAACGAAATAAACGCAACTGCAAATGACTCTATATCATTTAACATGACTAgctcaaaaaatattaaaaacagtaacaatcaatttaatattcaattaaaatttttgaaatacaTTTCATTGAATGATCGAGTTTTAGTTGATGAAAACACAATTCATTCTTTGCGTATTTTGCCAAGTATACGTAAATTTGGGTCAGATAACTTGGTAACTAAAGGCTATTTTAGTTTATTAGAATTACTAGATCGTACGCATCTGAAAAGTTCTAAAACAATGCTAAGATCTTGGATTCTATCCCCATCATGTAGTTCAGAAGTCCTAGAAAAGCGCTATAACTTTTTGGACATACTTTTATCAACTGAAAACAATTCGGTCTTTGACGGTTTACAAATgacatttaaaaaatatagtGACATGAATAATATccttttaaaattaaaatccGGTTCATTGACGATATATAATTGGAGAAagttaaatgaaaatttccAATATGGTATCATACTGTATAAAGAGTTATGTGAACTGGATTATctaaatttagaaattgatgaagaCCTCAAACAGTTATCTGACTTCGATATAACCGATGAATTGACAGAATTGTCAGCATATATATGCAACgttattgattttgatgaatCTAAAGATATTGATGACATTTATATCAGAGAAGGGTTATTTCCCGAATTTGACTCTTTACGAGAAACGTATAACAATTTAGAAGATATACTAAGTTCCATCGTAATGGAAGTGGAAGAACATGTTCAAAACAATTTTGAAGTCGAATTTTCCCAGAGCAAAACTTACTTCAACGCTGTATATATACCCCAGATTGGATTTCTAATTACGATagatttaaatgatatttcaCCACTTATCCAGAAAATTACTTCATCATGGGAGCAAATATTTCAGACAGAAACaaattgttattttaaaaatgaacaaaCCAATACActtgataatgaaattggAGATATATATTGTCAAATAGAAGATCTGAAATTGGATATActattaaaattacaacAATATGTTACAACTAAACATGATTTGCTTATCACATTTGGTTCTATCATAACGAAGATTGATGTTTATCTTTCTTTGGCTGTTGTAAGTGATGAACTGAATTACGTTAAGCCCACATTAGTAACCAATAGTAATGacttaataataaaaaaaggCAGACATCCATTATTTGAAACGATACTACCACATTATATTGCAAATGATTTTCTTTTGGAAGGAGgaactttattaaatatagaaaattGTGACGCCAACAATGGTTCATGGATAGATGAGAATGCGAAGCGCCTTGCCATAGTTACGGGAGCAAATGCTTCAGGGAAATCAGTATTTATGTCACAGGTCGGGTTGATCGTTTATCTTGCACATATCGGATGCTTTGTACCAGCAGAATCTGCAAGAATTGGAATTGTGGATATGATTTTGTCAAATATCGAAACTAAGGAGTCCATTTCAAACAACCACAGTTCCTTTGAGCTAGATAACATccaaatgatgaagaatttaTCAGTAATGACTGAACGTAGCCTTATATTAATGGATGAGTTTGGTAAAGGAACTGGCGTTATTGAAGGCCCATCTCTCTTTGGTGGTATATTATCTTATCTCAAAAATCGACCCGATTGTCCTCGAGTCATTTGTTGTTCACATTACCATGAATTGTTTAAAGAAGGCATTATATCACCAAATTCTGAAggtttgaaattttatacAACAGagattatattaaattctgataaaattgataagCTCAATGAAAACAtggataaagaaaatagagGTATAACGTTTCTTTACAGAATTAAGGAAGGTATatgtaataattcatttggGATATATTGTGCTTCGATATGTGGCATTGCAGAAGAAATAATAGAACGAGCAACTTTTCTTAAGAGACATACAGAAAATGGAAATGATATCATGGAACTTTTCTCATCAATTTCCAAACAAGATGAAATTACTTTTGACAATAATCAAAGTATATTAAAACGATTCCTTTCATGGGATATTGACCTTGAATCAACTTCCTCGAGTGACGAGCTAAAAACTAAACTGGCTTCATTGATAAGCtctaatatttaa